Proteins encoded in a region of the Neodiprion virginianus isolate iyNeoVirg1 chromosome 2, iyNeoVirg1.1, whole genome shotgun sequence genome:
- the LOC124299380 gene encoding 1-phosphatidylinositol 3-phosphate 5-kinase isoform X1 — protein MNKNMNSPSKLTEFAPLSPEENQPVVASLFSKLFNFTKGSLSNDGSATSPNNDEQSSSGESESWKQSDSVEKTPDEDTSSVMNLPLDTIEGRSLPNVLKRISNIVALKSSNLQSYKDTQLRSYWMPDSVSKQCYECGERFTTFRRRHHCRVCGQIFCSRCCSEVIPGKIMGCTGDLRVCTYCCKVVLSYLQSSDMGADLTADLKALQEDLQVKYGNDIPQAAQRNVNDDTDPEIQVRRKTSVGYMEEKYALGCASTGYLSSEERTMALQNSASLRMIYEEIFRSSQAIILQTHRLRLRSYPNCCLGSELVDWMIAQNKAATRVQATAIGQAMLEAGFIECVLTENVFTDGPTIFKPLKPARVQTNSDFSADKRTTCDAQEPAWVKTIPQHDSTTDSESETKQPNSMFSTIGRMPSSSSSFYLDLNLEASTVTLKRPTSEELSVLSVDSIDNLVEKKEVNFTAHECNSGVPDELLKDTLHVQDYKEKNSWHKSNNLKTAFGESNAYNRLETAYKQHEDSLLKQLLNKEGLAQSWSETILPIAHQIVDQVRPNLNHDADDMDIRQYIQIKKVPGGNRNECGIISGLICSKNVAHRGMNAMIAHPKILLLQCGLTYQRVEGKLLSLEPVMLQENEYLGHTVARITALGPDIVLVHRSVSRLAQDRLKDCGVTLVLNVKLSILERVARCTGANIVNSVDAHIAGRYRLGTCQKFYLRNFPNENNGVKTLMFFEGCANSHLGSTILLRGGSQNELKKVKKVTLMMIFSAYSWRMEKSFLMDEFARPPSPKADAFLDENSPKNSVDNADEPEDVLSIERNVDSIQINMFPENYATANDISKNEFSKGDFVFDKDRDLPFEVSRKNDESETQDIDNPLFSPDTFKQGSTILKQDSDPYDTLKLFKSKSKSVASRDKNNETSSRYGSNSIEQIIRDSEQFATASEQNIATEPIKSNTKPHNASEINLINKEYKTDDVAMEMNYPKSDDEMSEKVKLKDKAACEEKRTYSKSVSDHSDPLHQYLNEENDVFNEANLTVQQLSVADLPLSNKFKKALDDTILSVSPYLTFSIPYLETEPGRNCTLRQFFPKEIYHSMQFTDKVEGVRSNSISAECGHQDNQMMNLRLKPPHAFVGTNITNSADSREVQTLLANFRACGSRIYPTNNVIMDMKPTVVPNDRNDHIAKRLDCLDPLTHQRLSVLFCSFSHSSNTTPAFCVNPWVVNMDLYGRNDIALGLFLERYCLTTEYMCPAQACRAQIAQHARRFTHEGGCVHIGLSKLGNEPFGQENTNRILMWSKCNKCKSVSPVVPMSDDTWSLSFAKYLELRFHGSIYIRRGSDSCQHSLHHDHCQYFSRNNMLAIFKYARVSQWEISLPPPLITINYDPKQHSNVIEEMKNVALKGDEVFSSIRDKLVTLAIDPESLNAMKQQLSKDQQYFKNKIEEIQLKLTSPTLENKKMEGRNAEKIVQSLMFRIEDGIVILKRLISEAVFGWNNRILEITAKKKDDKQRRFAERAMTTGSSNFIESEGFVIDDAAPETQLESPMSADYNAVDAVTAVQTDLQSDFVDNSDNEVVENSNPEDIVVIHESPKTHHRSYSDVLPLASDDIPDKKKKKKTILSQLLPSVPIINPIQCPLGSLEHHLLSLGSVVPIVVYESEPSSIIAYALDSLDYKHKLQELLRSTKGSELNPSPLYKRKFSDNKENASELTQSIESKRPSVLSFLRGSSPNLASPVETEKNLLSTDNLPQTTVATLDCEEDKKALKHQNYIEVQFNDTTTNFFCRIHFASQFAALRENVLLCGEDGFTRSLSRSVQWVAKGGKSGSAFCKTRDDRFILKEMSRLEMQIFLDFAPNYFAYMEKCQQTKQPTLLGKIIGVYRVSFKNNTTNAALRTSLLVMENLFYNRIIKDKFDLKGSVRNRLVNPEETDHEGEIVLLDENLLNMSCDSPLYIRPHAKAVLNKAIEMDTKFLADNSVMDYSLLVGLEPTTDELVLGIIDYIRTFTWDKKLETIVKRSGILGGQGKLPTIVSPEEYRARFIAAMHRYFLPVPDRWTGLGHGVEFS, from the exons atgaacaaaaatatgaattcCCCGTCAAAATTGACGGAATTTGCTCCACTGAGTCCAGAAGAGAATCAGCCAGTCGTTGCATCTCTCTTCTCTAAGTTGTTCAACTTTACCAAAG GGTCGTTGTCCAATGATGGCTCGGCAACCTCTCCTAACAATGATGAACAAAGCTCTTCCGGAGAATCAGAATCATGGAAACAATCTGATAGTGTGGAAAAAACTCCAGATGAAGATACCTCGAGCGTTATGAATTTGCCACTGGACACTATTGAAGGACGTAGCCTGCCTAATGTTCTAAAGCGTATCAGTAACATTGTAGCGCTAAAAAGCAGT AATTTACAATCTTACAAGGATACGCAACTCAGGAGTTACTGGATGCCAGATAGCGTCAGTAAACAATGTTACGAGTGCGGCGAACGCTTCACAACTTTTCGTAGAAGACATCATTGCCGCGTATGTGGCCAAATCTTTTGTTCAAGATGTTGTTCTGAAGTGATTCCTGGAAAGATCATGGGTTGTACTG gTGACTTGCGAGTATGCACTTACTGTTGCAAAGTTGTTTTGTCCTATTTACAATCTTCCGACATGGGTGCTGACCTGACAGCAGATCTCAAAGCGTTACAAGAAGACTTACAAGTTAAGTATGGAAATGATATACCACAGGCAGCTCAGAGAAATGTCAACGATGATACAGACCCTGAGATCCAAGTCAGAAGAAAGACCAGCGTTGGATacatggaagaaaaatatgctTTGGGATG CGCTTCAACAGGATACTTGTCGTCCGAAGAACGAACTATGGCTTTACAAAACTCAGCGTCTCTGAGAATGATTTACGAAGAAATATTCCGTTCTAGTCAGGCTATCATATTACAAACTCACCGACTCAGGCTGCGGAGTTACCCTAATTGCTGTCTGGGTAGCGAGCTAGTTGATTGGATGATAGCTCAAAATAAAGCTGCAACTCG TGTCCAGGCAACAGCGATCGGTCAAGCGATGCTAGAAGCAGGATTTATAGAGTGTGTGCTAACGGAAAATGTGTTCACGGATggtccaacaatattcaaaccaTTGAAACCAGCCAGAGTCCAAACGAATTCAGATTTCTCAGCAGACAAGCGAACAACTTGCGACGCACAAGAGCCTGCCTGGGTGAAAACTATTCCTCAACACGATTCAACTACAg ATTCCGAAAGCGAAACTAAGCAACCGAACTCAATGTTTTCTACAATTGGCCGTATGCCATCATCCAGTTCAAGTTTTTACTTGGATTTAAATCTGGAAGCTTCGACGGTGACATTGAAACGTCCGACGTCTGAAGAATTAAGTGTACTTTCAGTTGATAGTATTGACAacttggttgaaaaaaaagaagtcaaTTTTACAGCACATGAATGTAACTCCGGTGTTCCAGACGAATTATTAAAGGATACACTTCATGTTCAGGactacaaagaaaaaaatagttggcataaatcaaataacttgaaaacTGCTTTCGGTGAAAGCAATGCTTACAATAGATTGGA AACTGCTTACAAACAACACGAAGATTCGTTACTCAAACAACTTTTGAACAAAGAAGGCTTGGCTCAAAGCTGGTCAGAAACAATCCTTCCTATAGCGCATCAAATTGTTGATCAAGTTAGGCCAAATCTCAACCATGACGCCGACGACATGGATATCAGACAGtacattcaaataaaaaaggtACCTGGTGGCAACAGAAATGAGTGCGGCATCATATCTGGCTTGATTTGTAGTAAGAATGTTGCTCATCGAGGCATGAACGCGATGATAGCCCATCCGAAAATTCTACTGCTACAATGTGGTTTGACATACCAACGTGTCGAAGGAAAATTACTGAGCTTAGAGCCAGTTATGTTACAG GAAAATGAATACCTAGGTCACACGGTTGCACGAATAACAGCACTTGGCCCAGACATTGTGTTGGTCCATCGATCCGTATCTAGATTAGCTCAAGATCGACTGAAAGACTGTGGTGTTACTTTGGTCTTGAACGTGAAGCTGAGTATCCTTGAGAGAGTGGCGCGATGTACCGGAGCAAATATTGTTAATAGCGTGGATGCCCATATAGCAGGGCGGTATCGTCTTGGCACGTGCCAAAAGTTCTACCTTAGGAATTTCCCAAACGAAAACA ATGGAGTGAAAACGTTAATGTTTTTTGAAGGGTGTGCAAATTCGCATTTAGGGTCTACTATATTATTGCGCGGAGGATCTCagaacgaattgaaaaaagttaaaaaggTAACATTGATGATGATCTTTTCTGCTTACTCGTGGCGAATGGAAAAATCATTCCTCATGGACGAATTTGCCAGACCTCCATCGCCGAAAGCTGATGCATTTCTGGACGAAAATTCACCTAAGAATTCAGTCGATAATGCTGACGAACCGGAAGATGTGTTGAGTATAGAAAGAAATGTTGACAGTATCCAAATAAACATGTTCCCAGAGAACTATGCTACTGCAAATGATATTAGcaaaaacgaattttcaaaaggCGACTTTGTCTTCGATAAAGACAGAGATCTACCATTTGAAGTCAGtagaaaaaatgatgaaagtgAGACTCAAGATATTGACAATCCATTATTTAGTCCCGATACTTTCAAACAAGGTTCCACAATACTAAAACAAGATTCAGATCCATACGATActctgaaattattcaaatctaAATCGAAATCAGTTGCATctcgtgataaaaataatgaaacttCCAGCAGGTATGGAAGCAATTCTATTGAACAAATTATAAGAGATTCTGAACAGTTTGCCACAGCAAGTGAACAAAATATAGCTACAGAGCCGATCAAAAGCAATACCAAACCTCATAATGCTAGCGAAATAAATCTGATAAACAAAGAATATAAAACTGATGATGTTGCAATGGAAATGAATTATCCTAAATCTGACGATGAAATGAGTGAAAAAGTCAAATTAAAAGATAAAGCGGCGTGCGAAGAAAAACGTACTTATAGTAAATCTGTCAGTGATCACAGCGATCCACTGCATCAGTATTTAAATGAAGAGAACGATGTTTTCAATGAAGCTAACTTAACCGTTCAGCAATTGAGCGTTGCTGATTTACCATTATCCAATAAGTTCAAAAAAGCATTAGACGATACAATACTCAGCGTATCTCCATATTTAACATTTTCCATACCCTACCTAGAAACGGAACCAGGACGGAATTGTACACTCagacaattttttcccaaagaAATATATCATTCCATGCAATTCACAGATAAAGTCGAAGGCGTTAGGTCAAACAGTATATCTGCGGAATGTGGGCATCAAGATAATCAAATGATGAATTTGAGATTGAAACCGCCTCATGCTTTTGTTGGGACTAATATAACTAACAGTGCGGACAGCCGGGAAGTTCAAACACTTTTGGCTAACTTCCGAGCATGCGGAAGTCGAATATATCCTACAAATAATGTTATAATGGATATGAAACCAACTGTGGTGCCGAACGACAGAAATGATCACATTGCCAAACGGCTCGACTGCCTGGATCCCTTGACACATCAGAGGTTATCCGTTCTGTTTTGCAGTTTTTCTCACAGCAGCAACACTACTCCAGCATTTTGCGTAAACCCTTGGGTAGTGAACATGGATTTGTATGGTAGAAACGACATTGCTTTGGGGCTTTTCCTCGAACGTTACTGTTTAACAACCGAATACATGTGTCCAGCACAAGCATGCAGGGCACAAATAGCTCAGCATGCTCGAAGATTCACTCACGAAGGAGGCTGTGTTCATATCGGTTTAAGCAAATTAGGGAACGAGCCGTTTGGCCAGGAAAACACCAATAGAATATTAATGTGGAGTAAATGTAACAAGTGTAAGAGTGTGTCGCCTGTTGTTCCCATGTCAGATGACACATGGTCATTGTCGTTTGCCAAGTATTTGGAACTAAGGTTTCATGGAAGCATTTACATCAGGCGGGGAAGTGATTCTTGTCAACATTCACTTCATCACGATCATTGTCAATACTTCAGCAGAAATAATATGCTGGCAATATTCAAATACGCACGAGTATCTCAATGGGAAATATCTTTACCGCCACCGCTAATAACAATCAATTACGATCCAAAGCAACACAGCAACGTCatagaagaaatgaaaaatgtggCACTCAAAGGAGACGAGGTCTTTTCTAGCATTCGGGATAAGCTTGTTACCTTGGCTATCGACCCTGAAAGTTTGAATGCCATGAAACAGCAGCTATCGAAAGACCAGCAGTacttcaaaaataaaattgaagaaattcagTTGAAGCTAACATCACCAACATTAGAGAATAAGAAAATGGAGGGCAGAAATGCTGAGAAAATTGTACAGTCATTGATGTTTAGGATTGAAGATGGTATTGTGATTTTAAAAAGGCTAATATCCGAGGCAGTTTTTGGCTGGAATAACAGGATCCTAGAGATCACTGCCAAGAAAAAGGATGATAAGCAAAGGAGGTTCGCGGAACGAGCAATGACGACTGGGAGTAGCAATTTCATTGAATCGGAAGGATTCGTTATAGATGATGCAGCACCTGAGACACAACTTGAGAGTCCAATGTCAGCTGACTATAACGCTGTCGATGCAGTTACCGCAGTTCAAACTGATTTGCAAAGCGATTTTGTTGATAATTCAGATAATGAGGTAGTAGAAAACAGCAATCCCGAGGACATTGTAGTGATTCATGAATCCCCTAAAACTCATCATAGGTCGTATTCCGACGTGCTGCCATTGGCGTCGGACGATATACCggacaagaagaaaaagaagaaaacaatatTATCACAATTACTGCCGTCGGTCCCCATCATCAACCCTATACAGTGTCCGTTGGGTTCTCTTGAACATCATTTACTTTCATTAGG GTCAGTCGTACCGATCGTTGTATATGAGTCGGAACCTTCGTCCATAATAGCCTACGCACTTGATTCTCTTGACTATAAACATAAACTGCAAGAACTGTTACGATCTACAAAAGGCTCTGAGTTAAATCCGAGTCCACTTTACAAGCGGAAATTCTCCGATAACAAGGAAAACGCATCTGAATTGACACAATCAATAGAATCAAAACGGCCGTCagttctttctttcttacgTGGCAGCAGTCCCAATCTTGCCAGTCCAgttgaaactgaaaaaaatttactgtcAACAGACAATTTGCCACAAACTACCGTCGCAACTCTTGATTGTGAAGAAGACAAAAAAGCACTTAAACATCAGAATTATATAGAAGTCCAGTTTAATGACACAACAACGAATTTCTTCTGCAGAATTCATTTCGCTTCACAGTTTGCTGCTTTGAGAGAAAATGTTTTACTTTGCGGCGAGGATGGATTCACCCGGAGTTTGAGTCGAAGCGTTCAGTGGGTTGCTAAAGGTGGAAAGAGCGGCAGTGCATTTTGCAAGACTAGAG ATGACCGTTTTATTTTGAAGGAAATGTCTCGGTTAGAAATGCAAATATTCCTTGACTTTGCACCTAACTATTTTGCGTACATGGAAAAATGTCAGCAAACGAAGCAGCCGACGctacttggaaaaattattggaGTATACAGAGTATCGTTCAAAAACAATACTACTAACGCTGCTCTACGAACTAGTTTGTTAGTTATGGAGAACCTGTTTTATAACAGAATTATTAAGGATAAATTCGACCTAAAGGGTTCCGTGAGAAATAGACTAGTTAATCCCGAAGAAACAGATCACGAAGGAGAAATTGTTTTACTGGATGAAAACTTGTTGAACA TGAGCTGTGATTCTCCGTTATACATAAGACCTCATGCCAAGGCAGTACTAAATAAAGCTATAGAAATGGATACAAAATTTCTAGCTGATAATTCTGTGATGGACTACTCATTGCTGGTAGGTTTGGAACCAACCACCGATGAACTGGTACTAGGGATTATTG ATTACATACGTACTTTTACATGGGATAAGAAGCTGGAAACAATTGTAAAGAGGTCGGGCATCTTGGGTGGTCAAGGAAAACTGCCAACTATAGTATCGCCAGAGGAATACAGAGCCAGATTCATAGCAGCAATGCATCGTTACTTTCTACCAGTGCCAGACAGGTGGACGGGATTAGGTCACGGAGTAGAATTCTCATAA